From one Sorangium aterium genomic stretch:
- a CDS encoding protein kinase domain-containing protein codes for MTLMDPFGWVGATLDGQFTVEAVVGEGGFGVVYRGRHLGLDVPVAVKCLQVPLDMPPAGRNGFLAKLRGEGQLLHQLSRQTASIVQALDIGATTSPSGVWTPYLVMEWLEGETLSAALAARRGSGLEPMGLDEAIALLSPAAEALAVAHENHVSHRDLKPANLFCARLRGSNVGIKVLDFGIAKVFEETTPFEAARTATNEGQRAFTPVYAAPEQFVREYGATGPWTDVFAMALVLIEVATGQRVLQGESLVDLLMSASTAWCRPDLLSGIASVHPGVASVLRRALAVEPGARFRSMRELWSSLLKARSTPAEEALAATGRAADQGQGFAPTLPTDPARRSAQTVDDRLRRSPAPPSALAGAFLRASGENRICTVLCIDLSSAAARSSHLDDEEIAELTERSREIAVAEVERMGGVITRSGDASVVAVFGVPRATDNDAERAVVAALRITAARVSPTPRHSAAPALLAASFGIATGRVFARASGEPQRPGLLVVAGEAVRLATVLQAAAAAGVIAVTRDTYRQVAGRFNVMPLAPVAVAGRTEPLFCYQVKGAIHGHVAFSRTDFLGLVTKLVGRGAETQRTLDALETVLSERRAQLLTLVGPPGAGRSRLLAELFASLAARPGEVLGLTAQCSPLTADISYSLASALLRQRFRIRPRDSQRAIRRKLRFGLRWLRERHENQAPPPDDDRWMGHATGEEIDVADIDAALAQVEGILGEAAGLNATVASLGPEESGALMKQRITAAFTRLARLAARQLPLVVICDDLQWADDASLDLLESLVQGMADLPLLFVCSARTELLERRPGFGADVEAHHRQEITPLARRHIEDMIRDWLRRVPGLSADVVRALAERAEGSPLIVEELLHLLVDAGAIEARGAEAWVLHEERLGALRLPATIQGIVQARLDRLEPEVREVLMHAAVVGRTFWQGAVDHLRQASATSGTGASVEALLGKLRQRRLVRPREPSTLRGEREMVFADAATHEVAYEMLSAKLRRALHLEAAAWIERRAEPGISMALLAVQYDRAGDAARAASSYALAAARALSFGENAEAIRHLERARALQDLDAETSDGERSGDDAEERQSAAAGERLRVRFDLGDALRRVGRLDDAERVYEEARALIRGVERRAGARGDRTEAISWDARIDARLALIAKVRGALPEARTLAERAITRATETGELRETPAMYALLTYLHRREGRRDESWRAARMGLRICRTIRQRDERWQEDVASILLGVALALAARGRTISAERTYRQVTRLVSDASHPHLVSLAVNGVAAMRLRAGDLAGARETFLRAIRLKERSGDLHQIAIGYSNLAETERAMKEMNAARDHARRAVRIGEQSRAGSDLAEMYRNLAEAELGTRDLRAALAAGQRALVIAETRGQIYLGDVAKTLTRVIVQAASSADAALRASALDASAPLEASFEAHFREGEHRQIAEECRALLASAFGQHSER; via the coding sequence ATGACCTTGATGGACCCCTTCGGCTGGGTGGGCGCCACGCTTGACGGCCAGTTCACCGTCGAGGCGGTCGTCGGCGAGGGGGGGTTCGGCGTCGTCTACCGCGGCCGCCACCTCGGGCTCGACGTCCCTGTCGCCGTCAAGTGCCTCCAGGTGCCGCTCGACATGCCCCCCGCCGGACGGAACGGCTTCCTCGCCAAGCTCCGGGGGGAAGGCCAGCTCCTCCACCAGCTCTCGCGGCAGACTGCCAGCATCGTGCAGGCCCTCGATATCGGTGCCACCACCTCTCCGAGCGGCGTGTGGACACCCTACCTGGTCATGGAATGGCTCGAGGGAGAGACGCTCTCCGCCGCGCTGGCAGCGCGCCGCGGCTCAGGGCTCGAGCCCATGGGCCTCGACGAGGCAATAGCGCTCCTCTCCCCGGCTGCCGAGGCGCTCGCCGTCGCCCACGAAAACCACGTATCGCACCGGGACCTCAAGCCCGCCAACCTGTTCTGTGCGCGTCTACGCGGCAGCAACGTCGGGATCAAGGTGCTCGATTTCGGGATTGCCAAGGTCTTTGAGGAGACAACCCCGTTCGAAGCGGCTCGCACCGCGACGAACGAGGGGCAACGCGCGTTCACCCCCGTCTACGCGGCCCCGGAGCAATTCGTCCGGGAGTACGGCGCCACAGGGCCATGGACCGACGTCTTCGCCATGGCGCTCGTCCTGATCGAGGTGGCAACGGGCCAGCGCGTGCTGCAGGGCGAGTCCCTCGTCGATCTTCTCATGTCCGCGAGCACCGCGTGGTGCCGTCCGGATCTGCTCTCCGGCATCGCCTCCGTGCACCCCGGCGTGGCCTCCGTCCTCCGCCGCGCGCTTGCGGTCGAGCCTGGCGCCCGCTTTCGCAGCATGCGAGAGCTCTGGTCGAGCCTGCTGAAGGCGCGCTCCACCCCGGCGGAGGAGGCGCTCGCTGCGACGGGCCGTGCGGCGGATCAGGGACAGGGTTTTGCGCCGACGCTCCCGACGGATCCAGCGCGGCGCTCCGCTCAAACCGTGGACGACCGGCTGCGCCGGTCTCCTGCCCCGCCCTCCGCGCTGGCGGGTGCATTTCTCCGTGCATCGGGAGAGAACCGCATCTGCACGGTCCTGTGTATCGACCTCTCTAGCGCTGCCGCGCGCTCTTCGCACCTCGATGACGAGGAAATCGCCGAGCTCACCGAGCGCAGCCGCGAAATTGCCGTCGCGGAGGTCGAGCGCATGGGGGGCGTGATCACGCGCTCCGGCGACGCAAGCGTGGTCGCAGTCTTCGGCGTTCCGCGCGCGACCGACAACGACGCGGAGCGTGCCGTCGTCGCCGCGCTCCGCATCACCGCCGCGCGCGTGAGCCCCACGCCTCGGCATTCGGCGGCCCCTGCGCTCCTCGCCGCGTCGTTCGGGATCGCCACCGGGCGTGTCTTCGCGCGGGCGAGCGGCGAGCCGCAGCGCCCGGGGCTACTCGTGGTGGCCGGAGAGGCCGTGCGGCTCGCCACCGTGCTGCAGGCGGCCGCGGCCGCCGGGGTCATCGCCGTCACGCGGGACACGTACCGGCAGGTCGCGGGCAGATTCAACGTGATGCCGCTCGCCCCCGTCGCTGTCGCCGGCCGAACCGAGCCACTCTTTTGCTACCAGGTCAAGGGCGCGATCCACGGTCACGTCGCGTTCAGCCGGACCGATTTCCTCGGCCTCGTGACGAAGCTCGTGGGACGCGGCGCCGAGACCCAGCGCACGCTCGACGCGCTCGAGACCGTGCTCTCCGAGAGGCGGGCCCAGCTGCTGACGCTCGTCGGGCCGCCTGGCGCCGGGCGGAGCCGCCTCCTCGCGGAGCTCTTCGCGAGCCTCGCCGCCCGGCCCGGCGAGGTCTTGGGGCTGACCGCGCAGTGCTCGCCGCTCACCGCCGACATCAGCTACAGCCTCGCCTCGGCACTGCTCCGTCAACGCTTCCGGATCCGCCCGCGCGACAGCCAGCGCGCGATCCGCCGGAAGCTGCGCTTCGGCCTGCGCTGGCTCCGGGAACGCCACGAAAATCAGGCGCCGCCGCCGGATGACGACCGCTGGATGGGCCACGCGACCGGAGAGGAGATCGACGTCGCGGACATCGACGCCGCGCTCGCTCAGGTCGAGGGGATCCTCGGAGAGGCAGCCGGGCTGAACGCCACCGTCGCCTCGCTCGGACCCGAGGAATCTGGGGCGCTCATGAAGCAGCGGATCACCGCCGCCTTCACGCGCCTCGCCCGCCTCGCCGCGCGGCAGCTGCCGCTCGTGGTGATCTGCGACGACCTCCAGTGGGCCGACGACGCCAGCCTCGACCTCCTGGAGAGCCTCGTCCAGGGCATGGCGGACCTGCCGCTCCTGTTCGTGTGCAGCGCGCGCACCGAGCTGCTCGAGCGCCGCCCCGGCTTCGGTGCTGACGTCGAGGCGCACCACCGCCAGGAGATCACGCCGCTCGCGCGCCGTCACATCGAGGACATGATCAGGGACTGGCTCCGCCGCGTGCCGGGCCTGTCCGCGGACGTCGTGAGGGCGCTCGCCGAGCGCGCCGAGGGGAGCCCGCTCATCGTCGAGGAGCTGCTCCACCTGCTCGTGGACGCCGGCGCAATCGAGGCGCGAGGGGCGGAGGCGTGGGTGCTGCACGAGGAGCGGCTCGGGGCGCTGCGATTGCCCGCGACGATCCAGGGAATCGTTCAGGCGCGGCTCGACCGGCTCGAGCCCGAGGTCCGCGAGGTGCTCATGCACGCAGCCGTCGTCGGTCGTACGTTCTGGCAAGGGGCCGTCGACCACCTACGGCAGGCGAGCGCGACGTCCGGCACAGGCGCCTCGGTGGAGGCACTGCTCGGAAAGCTCCGGCAGCGGCGGCTCGTCCGCCCGCGCGAGCCGTCCACGCTGCGGGGCGAGCGCGAGATGGTTTTCGCCGACGCAGCCACCCACGAGGTGGCGTACGAGATGCTGAGCGCGAAGCTCCGCCGCGCGCTGCACCTCGAGGCGGCCGCATGGATCGAGCGACGGGCGGAGCCAGGGATCTCCATGGCGCTCCTGGCCGTGCAGTACGACCGCGCAGGGGACGCAGCGCGCGCGGCATCGTCCTATGCGCTGGCGGCGGCGCGAGCCTTGTCCTTCGGCGAAAACGCCGAGGCGATCCGCCACCTCGAGCGGGCGCGCGCCCTGCAGGACCTGGACGCCGAGACCAGCGACGGCGAGCGCAGCGGCGACGACGCAGAGGAGCGGCAGAGCGCCGCCGCTGGGGAGCGCCTTCGCGTGCGCTTCGACCTCGGGGACGCGCTGCGCCGAGTCGGTCGGCTCGACGACGCCGAGCGCGTGTACGAGGAGGCGCGAGCGCTGATTCGCGGGGTGGAGCGCCGCGCGGGAGCGAGGGGAGATCGGACCGAAGCGATCAGCTGGGACGCGCGCATCGACGCGCGGCTCGCGCTGATAGCGAAGGTCCGCGGCGCGCTCCCCGAGGCGCGGACGCTCGCCGAGCGGGCGATCACCCGCGCTACGGAGACGGGGGAGCTCCGCGAGACGCCGGCGATGTACGCGCTGCTCACGTACCTACACCGCCGCGAAGGGCGGCGCGACGAGAGCTGGCGGGCCGCCCGGATGGGGCTCCGGATCTGCCGGACGATACGCCAGCGCGACGAGCGCTGGCAGGAGGACGTCGCGTCGATCCTGCTCGGCGTCGCGCTCGCGCTCGCCGCGCGTGGCCGGACGATCAGCGCGGAGCGGACGTACCGCCAGGTTACGCGCCTGGTCTCGGACGCCTCCCACCCTCACCTCGTCAGCCTGGCCGTGAACGGCGTGGCGGCGATGCGCCTCCGCGCGGGCGATCTGGCGGGGGCGCGCGAGACGTTCCTCCGGGCGATCCGGCTCAAGGAGCGCTCGGGCGATCTGCATCAGATCGCGATCGGATACAGCAATCTGGCCGAGACCGAGCGCGCCATGAAGGAGATGAACGCGGCGCGTGATCATGCGCGGCGCGCGGTGCGAATCGGGGAGCAGAGCCGCGCCGGCTCGGATCTGGCGGAGATGTACCGGAACCTGGCCGAGGCAGAGCTCGGGACCCGCGATCTCCGCGCGGCGCTCGCGGCGGGCCAGAGGGCGCTCGTCATCGCAGAGACGCGCGGGCAAATCTATCTAGGCGATGTCGCGAAGACGCTGACGCGGGTGATCGTGCAGGCGGCATCGTCGGCGGACGCGGCGCTGCGCGCATCAGCGCTGGATGCATCGGCGCCCCTCGAGGCGTCGTTCGAAGCGCACTTCCGCGAGGGCGAACACCGTCAGATCGCCGAAGAGTGCCGTGCGCTGCTCGCCAGTGCTTTCGGCCAGCATTCGGAGCGGTGA
- a CDS encoding right-handed parallel beta-helix repeat-containing protein — protein MTSRFWAALSAATMGGAMCATVAGCGSDEPVSATCPEDHLVRGVCAGVPAGDVCDGGTCTKGVECTSVVDVESDEALASAAAAASAGACIALREGRYGSVVSVPGGVSLLGRSAAAVQVEGIVLAAGEGAVVRGLKVGREGVSVQGAIGVRIESVRIVGERGFERAGVELHPGSSAAIVDSEIIDSGHVGIFAENADVTLERSVISGAQRGGIVIQGIPENDCDSDCTCVSRPALVVKSSVIHRNHIIGISLRGAIASLEGVDVIDTEHGDAIETGYFGGGISAAECSSVTGAIKVRVLDSRSFGILVDRSTAALGDEEEADSVEISGNTRGLWIQNVALQNGCHDHGDHGPGCVMLHNGKLDGNFGVGIGVTGQSRGIILCKSAITATALERLPVFDGGNEPSVDDVGDGVDWLDGSEVTIEELTLRGNERQSLLIDGPASGVITDLDFTGDADKSPVQQNFTTGDRPVTDGITLTTNPERGLSIPQPTGGLPAE, from the coding sequence ATGACGAGTCGGTTCTGGGCCGCGTTGTCGGCGGCGACGATGGGCGGTGCCATGTGTGCAACCGTCGCTGGATGCGGTAGTGACGAGCCCGTGTCAGCGACATGCCCGGAAGACCACCTGGTCCGGGGTGTCTGCGCGGGCGTGCCGGCCGGGGACGTCTGCGACGGCGGGACCTGCACCAAGGGGGTCGAGTGCACCTCGGTGGTCGATGTCGAGAGCGATGAGGCGCTTGCGTCTGCCGCTGCGGCCGCCTCGGCAGGCGCCTGCATCGCGCTCCGAGAGGGCCGGTACGGAAGCGTGGTCAGCGTCCCCGGCGGCGTGAGCCTCCTCGGGCGCTCGGCGGCCGCGGTGCAGGTTGAGGGGATCGTGCTCGCCGCGGGCGAGGGCGCCGTGGTGCGCGGGCTCAAGGTCGGACGAGAGGGTGTGAGCGTACAGGGGGCGATTGGCGTGCGTATTGAGTCAGTCCGGATCGTCGGGGAGAGGGGATTTGAGCGCGCTGGCGTCGAACTCCACCCGGGCTCCAGCGCCGCGATCGTAGACTCCGAGATCATCGATTCGGGACACGTTGGCATCTTCGCAGAGAACGCCGATGTGACCCTTGAGCGGAGCGTCATTTCGGGCGCCCAGCGCGGCGGGATCGTGATCCAGGGGATCCCGGAGAACGATTGCGATTCGGACTGCACCTGCGTGAGCCGCCCTGCGCTCGTCGTGAAGAGCAGCGTCATCCACCGGAACCACATCATTGGCATCTCGCTACGCGGCGCCATCGCCAGCCTGGAGGGCGTGGACGTGATTGACACAGAGCATGGCGACGCCATCGAGACGGGCTACTTCGGAGGCGGCATCTCGGCCGCAGAGTGCTCGAGCGTCACCGGCGCGATCAAGGTGCGGGTGCTCGACAGCAGGTCGTTTGGCATCCTTGTCGACCGGTCGACGGCCGCGCTGGGGGACGAGGAGGAGGCAGACTCCGTGGAGATCAGCGGGAATACACGGGGGCTATGGATCCAGAATGTGGCGCTCCAGAACGGCTGCCATGACCACGGGGACCACGGGCCGGGCTGCGTCATGCTGCACAACGGGAAGCTCGACGGCAACTTCGGCGTCGGCATTGGCGTCACCGGGCAGTCACGAGGGATCATTCTGTGCAAGTCGGCGATCACGGCGACTGCGCTCGAGCGGCTGCCTGTCTTTGACGGGGGGAATGAGCCGTCGGTCGACGACGTGGGCGACGGCGTCGACTGGCTCGACGGCTCGGAGGTGACGATCGAAGAACTGACCCTGCGCGGAAATGAGCGGCAAAGCCTGCTGATCGACGGTCCTGCGAGCGGGGTCATTACAGACCTCGATTTCACGGGTGACGCGGACAAGTCTCCCGTGCAGCAGAACTTCACGACGGGAGATAGGCCAGTAACCGACGGCATCACGCTGACAACCAACCCTGAACGCGGGCTCTCGATCCCTCAGCCGACTGGAGGCCTGCCGGCGGAGTGA
- a CDS encoding cellulose binding domain-containing protein — protein sequence MRFASSLSFGLVSIACCLAACIAASPDDEEILSLEGELLSSDGTMSAELSYQSQWPTGYCANVTVKNASSKASTSWGVAIGLNGATLANSWNARITQSNGTLNAANESYNGSLGAGASTTWGFCANGTGKPSITSVNGNGNGGSTSVSSSSSASSSSSSASSSSSSSTSASSGAGGSGGSGGSGGSGGSGGGPVVNSGLPTPPGPSNVAKPSGAAGGFRVINWAGFTGAVSYTFDDSNSSQIQNYDTLNALDVPFTFYLQTGKTESTNSVWQRALNDGHELGNHTKSHSSNDSGADTDAATQFIESRFGTKVWTMAAPNGASVYSSIARTRFLINRGVSNNLIGPNDSTDPFTLPCYIPPTGASTATLDQQVTSARDAKKWRTVLVHGFTGGSDGAYQPVQLQAFVDHVKHSKALGDMWLDSVVNVGAYWRGQKAVSSASTSTSGGATTYTWQLPDHFPPGRYLRVTVNGGTLKQNGVPLSWDPHGYYEVALDAKSVTLSP from the coding sequence ATGCGCTTTGCTAGCTCGCTGAGCTTCGGCTTGGTTTCGATCGCTTGCTGCCTGGCTGCCTGCATCGCTGCGTCTCCAGACGACGAGGAGATCCTGTCGCTGGAGGGCGAGCTGCTCAGCTCGGACGGGACGATGTCGGCGGAGCTGTCGTACCAGTCGCAGTGGCCGACGGGGTACTGCGCCAACGTGACCGTGAAGAACGCGAGCTCGAAGGCGAGCACGTCGTGGGGAGTGGCGATCGGGCTCAACGGCGCGACGCTGGCCAACTCGTGGAACGCGCGGATCACACAATCGAACGGGACGCTGAACGCGGCCAACGAGAGCTACAACGGCTCGCTGGGAGCAGGAGCGTCGACGACCTGGGGGTTCTGCGCGAACGGCACGGGGAAGCCCTCGATCACGTCGGTCAACGGCAACGGGAACGGAGGCTCGACGTCGGTGAGCTCGAGCAGCAGCGCTTCGAGCAGCTCCAGCAGCGCTTCTAGCAGCTCCAGCAGCAGCACCTCGGCCAGCTCTGGCGCAGGGGGCAGCGGCGGCTCGGGCGGGAGCGGCGGCTCGGGCGGCAGCGGTGGAGGCCCGGTGGTCAACTCCGGCCTTCCGACGCCCCCAGGCCCCAGCAACGTGGCGAAGCCGTCGGGCGCGGCCGGTGGGTTCAGGGTCATCAACTGGGCCGGCTTCACGGGCGCCGTGTCGTATACGTTCGACGACTCGAACTCGAGCCAGATCCAGAACTACGACACGCTGAACGCGCTCGACGTTCCGTTCACCTTCTACCTCCAGACCGGCAAGACCGAATCGACGAATTCGGTGTGGCAAAGGGCGCTGAACGACGGGCACGAGCTCGGCAACCACACGAAGAGCCATTCGAGCAACGACAGCGGCGCCGATACGGACGCCGCGACGCAGTTCATCGAGAGCAGGTTCGGCACCAAGGTGTGGACGATGGCGGCTCCGAACGGCGCGTCCGTGTACTCGAGCATCGCCAGGACGCGCTTCCTCATCAACCGCGGAGTGTCCAACAACCTCATCGGCCCGAACGACTCGACCGATCCGTTCACGCTGCCCTGCTACATCCCGCCGACCGGCGCCTCCACGGCGACGCTGGATCAGCAGGTCACGAGCGCGCGGGACGCCAAGAAGTGGCGCACCGTCCTGGTGCACGGCTTCACCGGCGGCTCCGATGGCGCCTATCAGCCCGTACAGCTCCAGGCCTTCGTCGACCACGTCAAGCACTCCAAGGCGCTCGGCGACATGTGGCTCGACAGCGTGGTCAACGTCGGCGCTTACTGGCGCGGCCAGAAGGCGGTCTCCTCCGCCAGCACCTCGACGTCCGGCGGCGCAACGACCTACACGTGGCAGCTGCCCGACCACTTCCCGCCGGGTAGGTACCTGCGCGTGACGGTCAACGGCGGCACGCTCAAGCAGAACGGCGTTCCGCTGAGCTGGGATCCGCACGGCTACTACGAAGTGGCGCTCGACGCGAAGTCCGTGACGCTGTCGCCGTGA
- a CDS encoding cellulose binding domain-containing protein: protein MRFASLLSWGSVSIACCLAACIGASSDDEEILSLEGELLSSDGTMSAELSYQSQWPTGYCANVTVKNASSKASTAWGLAIGLNGATLANSWNARITQSNGTLNATNESYNGSLGAGASTTWGFCANGTGKPSITSVNGNGNGGSTSASSSSASSSSSSASSSSSSSASSSSSSSTSASSGGGGAGGSGGAGGSGGAGGSGGAGGSGGAGPGWDWAGIIGTGQSLSVGAQASPARATTQRRHNLKLSLGNASVPPFDPKNSSLSMVPLVEPIRALATGYPSAYPRNIYGESPHTAMGDQITALVQAATGGDYISVHTVVGESGQAMSVIRKGATDTGSTGRAYAASLFEAAAIARLAGAAGKTYGVGAIVITHGESDAGSSSYKNDLIKLWSDYNADIKPLTGQTRSIPMFVSQQHAYPSGSNQRSAATLAQWQAGIDRPGDIICSGPKYQYPYASDNIHMTAIGYERLGEKLGQIYSEKVVQGRDWQPLQPTRVERSGRVITVHFHVPVPPLAWDSSLPAPHQSALTEWAQGRGFEVRTASTRIPISSVAISGDTVRITVGNDLPATGVWVGYAMTSDGTAFSGRTWRSGQLRDSDPFVGSMTGTAQPNYAVAFEMAVP, encoded by the coding sequence ATGCGCTTTGCTAGCTTGCTGAGCTGGGGCTCCGTCTCGATCGCTTGCTGCCTGGCCGCCTGCATCGGCGCGTCTTCCGACGACGAAGAGATCCTGTCGCTGGAGGGCGAGCTGCTCAGCTCGGATGGGACGATGTCGGCGGAGCTGTCGTACCAGTCGCAGTGGCCGACGGGGTACTGCGCCAACGTGACCGTGAAGAACGCGAGCTCCAAGGCGAGCACCGCCTGGGGACTGGCGATCGGGCTCAACGGCGCGACGCTGGCCAACTCGTGGAACGCGCGGATCACGCAGTCGAACGGGACGCTGAACGCGACCAACGAGAGCTACAACGGCTCGCTGGGAGCGGGAGCGTCGACGACCTGGGGGTTCTGCGCGAACGGCACGGGGAAGCCCTCGATCACGTCGGTCAACGGCAACGGGAACGGAGGCTCGACGTCGGCGAGCTCCAGCAGCGCTTCGAGCAGCTCGAGCAGCGCTTCGAGCAGCTCCAGCAGCAGCGCTTCGAGTAGCTCCAGCAGCAGCACCTCGGCCAGCTCTGGCGGAGGCGGCGCAGGCGGCAGCGGCGGCGCGGGCGGTAGCGGCGGCGCAGGTGGCAGCGGCGGCGCGGGCGGCAGCGGCGGCGCGGGCCCTGGCTGGGACTGGGCCGGTATCATCGGGACCGGTCAGAGCCTGTCGGTCGGGGCACAGGCCTCGCCGGCCAGGGCGACCACCCAGCGCCGTCACAACCTCAAGCTCTCGCTGGGCAACGCCTCGGTGCCTCCCTTCGATCCGAAAAACAGCTCGCTCTCGATGGTGCCGCTGGTCGAGCCGATCCGCGCGCTGGCCACGGGCTACCCGAGCGCGTATCCGCGCAACATCTATGGCGAGTCGCCGCATACGGCCATGGGGGACCAGATCACGGCGCTCGTGCAGGCGGCGACGGGCGGCGATTACATCAGCGTTCACACGGTCGTCGGCGAGAGCGGACAGGCCATGTCGGTCATCCGGAAGGGCGCCACCGACACCGGCTCGACGGGTCGGGCCTACGCGGCGTCGCTGTTCGAGGCCGCGGCGATCGCCCGCCTCGCCGGCGCGGCGGGCAAGACGTACGGCGTCGGCGCGATCGTGATCACCCACGGCGAGTCGGACGCCGGCAGCTCCAGCTACAAGAACGACCTCATCAAGCTCTGGTCGGACTACAACGCCGATATCAAGCCGCTGACCGGGCAGACCCGGTCGATCCCGATGTTCGTGTCGCAGCAGCACGCCTATCCGAGCGGCTCGAACCAGCGGTCGGCGGCCACGCTCGCGCAGTGGCAGGCCGGGATCGACCGCCCGGGCGACATCATCTGCTCCGGGCCGAAGTACCAGTACCCGTACGCGAGCGACAACATCCACATGACCGCGATCGGCTACGAGCGGCTCGGCGAGAAGCTCGGGCAGATCTATAGCGAGAAGGTCGTGCAGGGCCGTGACTGGCAGCCCCTGCAGCCGACGCGGGTCGAGCGCAGCGGTCGCGTCATCACGGTGCACTTCCACGTGCCCGTGCCGCCGCTCGCCTGGGACAGCTCGCTCCCCGCGCCGCACCAGAGCGCGCTCACCGAGTGGGCGCAGGGGCGCGGCTTCGAGGTCCGCACGGCGAGCACAAGGATCCCGATCAGCTCCGTCGCGATCTCGGGCGACACCGTGCGCATCACGGTCGGCAACGATCTCCCCGCGACGGGCGTCTGGGTCGGCTACGCCATGACCAGCGACGGCACGGCGTTCTCCGGCCGGACGTGGCGCTCGGGCCAGCTGCGCGACTCCGATCCCTTCGTCGGATCGATGACGGGGACCGCACAGCCGAACTACGCGGTGGCGTTCGAGATGGCCGTGCCCTGA